One genomic window of Salvelinus alpinus chromosome 9, SLU_Salpinus.1, whole genome shotgun sequence includes the following:
- the LOC139584589 gene encoding genetic suppressor element 1-like produces the protein MISTPTRTTATVSPLTPLANGSVAAQSAHSGFAAALRQLAKQAEDPRGSSPSSESSVSSPATCLSNSVTTPKRGLSGPLQTSSGVDSLPTTPPVVTIAPIHSKTSNILWIGEGHQAESGVCGVSRESVGSELSPTQEKGGYPVPSPHVLAHPSYPFSLTPSSVMQDRRLQGLSLPGQVHPAVPSGTVPEEYLRGLRPFSTSDDLRLPSLHLGLDPVTAAHVTAAAAYYHPAYLHHLHRMEESLCLSALRSQFYSVPAGGAFSTLHPSALHMHVPGARYPGELSHTHSAIAERLQMEEDLRQREKQRELELERERERERDRERERKRERERQRERERQREKERQREMVKAVGTQYLARLKALTAPPEDRVLPGERLTPKRLGKPPLPALPVPKPLQPDLQSSRGSASHPIPTLVPSQMGNAHTASASIGGLHGTLASAMKLQQANGENLWLSNQRRQGQESEAWSPGEGVEPRRHSYRSNASQCDPGNRESQPHLGAPPPLISPKAHPHLLPHPPVSPTTLWNPASLTETPADPRRRFDSPIPPSRPPPGLTRAEWPPSWERGEEGCRRTGEGPERFSFIRGPVLQVSGLWSMAELERSTHSNHHHNHLHQQGSLLLSSPSPSSDLGVQRSSSSPSPSRDLQKSERPGQEPQNPVVYDKILQQQHRLVSKLDLEESRRREAREGGYYYDLDDSYDESDEEEVRAHLRRVAEQPPLKLDTSSEKVCFLRVCGLTTLAHRDQLFHQKRRKRRRMLRERSNSPPPVQGKRKTPCSTVAPVPPLSTTLTPEEMNCFPQLEDKKHFLNMLSLSHVTSQQRRDKEKMEGLLKAIKLKSVTLDTIRYNPLPLCSSTPVLSTGDYTPDLPACKSNGLHYPDSPSPLPPYPHHPDKLHTDPLNPQPPPPCHPPPLGLHPDRAGLCERHPSKRLQGLQIGAGHLGHPPQLKVPLAGQNGQNKPWERFIREDFAQHFHQAVLQSTHKTLGSSICVPESSIKSEPSAPYNIPPLKRPDPLHTPPHPTNGHHPYPSPPHHDPDGVRVERSEEDEEEEDEEEDEETPRKWKGIESVFEAYQEYVDERGMERQVLHSQCRRLETQNYTLRLTAEQLSHSMAELLSQRQRVRDERERLQAQLEHFRKCLTLPSVHWGKGQLKGRLPR, from the exons ATGATCTCCACGCCAACTCGCACCACGGCCACGGTCAGCCCTCTCACCCCGCTAGCCAATGGCAGTGTGGCTGCTCAGTCTGCTCACTCTGGATTCGCTGCCGCCCTCCGTCAATTGGCCAAACAGGCTGAAGATCCCAGAG gTTCTTCTCCCAGTAGTGAGTCTTCAGTCTCCTCTCCAGCCACCTGTCTCAGTAATTCAGTCACCACTCCTAAGAGGGGGTTGTCAGGGCCACTCCAGACCTCAAGTGGGGTAGACAGCCTTCCCACCACCCCTCCTGTAGTCACCATCGCCCCAATTCACAGCAAGACCAGCAACATTCTCTGGATAGGAGAAGGGCACCAG gcTGAGTCAGGTGTTTGTGGAGTGAGTAGGGAGAGTGTTGGGTCTGAGCTCAGCCCTACCCAGGAGAAAGGAGGTtatcctgtcccctctcctcacgTCTTGGCTCACCCCTCTTACCCCTTCAGCCTCACCCCCAGCTCTGTCATGCAGGACCGGCGACTACAGGGCCTTAG TCTACCCGGTCAGGTACACCCTGCGGTTCCTTCGGGGACGGTCCCAGAGGAGTACCTGAGAGGACTCCGCCCCTTTTCTACCTCAGACGACCTCCGCCTACCCTCGCTGCACCTGGGGCTCGACCCCGTCACTGCTGCCcatgttactgctgctgctgcctacTACCACCCTGCCTACCTCCACCACCtacacag gatGGAggagtctctgtgtctgtctgcactGCGCTCTCAGTTCTACTCTGTACCAGCAGGCGGAGCCttctctaccctccacccctctgccCTCCACATGCACGTGCCTGGGGCACGCTACCCTGGGGagctcagccacacacacagcgcAATAGCTGAGAG ACTACAGATGGAGGAAGACCTTCGCCaacgagagaaacagagggagctTGAGCtggaacgggagagagagagggagcgggacagagagagagaaaggaagagggagagagagaggcagagggagagagagaggcagagggagaaagagaggcagagggagatggTGAAAGCGGTGGGGACCCAGTACCTTGCTCGACTGAAGGCTCTCACGGCTCCGCCGGAGGACAGGGTCTTACCTGGGGAGAGACTGACACCCAAAAGACTGG GTAAGCCCCCCCTCCCTGCCCTCCCAGTCCCTAAACCTCTACAGCCAGACCTCCAGTCCTCCAGGGGGTCAGCCTCTCACCCCATTCCCACCCTGGTGCCCTCTCAGATGGGGAATGCACACACTGCCTCAGCCTCTATCGGGGGGCTCCATGGAACACTGGCCTCTGCAATGAAGCTCCAACAGGCCAATGGGGAGAATCTCTGGTTGTCAAATCAGCGCCGGCAGGGGCAGGAGAGTGAGGCGTGGTCACCTGGGGAAGGGGTGGAGCCTAGGAGACACAGCTACAG GTCCAACGCCAGCCAGTGTGACCCAGGCAACAGAGAGTCTCAACCCCACCTAGGAGCCCCACCTCCACTCATCTCCCCCAAAGCtcaccctcacctcctcccccacccccctgtcTCTCCCACCACCCTCTGGAACCCTGCCTCTCTCACAGAGACCCCCGCAGACCCTCGTCGCAGGTTTGACTCCCCTATTCCCCCCTCCCGCCCTCCTCCTGGTCTGACCAGAGCTGAGTGGCCCCCCAGCTGGGAGCGGGGGGAGGAGGGATGCAGGAGGACGGGGGAGGGTCCAGAGAGGTTCTCCTTCATCAGGGGACCCGTTCTGCAGGTTTCTGGCCTCTGGAGCATGGCTGAGCTTGAAAGATCCACTCACAGTAACCACCACCATAACCACCTCCACCAGCAGGGCTCACTGCTCCTGTCCTCCCCCAGCCCCAGCTCTGACCTGGGGGTCCAGCGCTCGTccagctccccctctccctccagggACCTCCAGAAGTCTGAGCGGCCAGGCCAGGAGCCTCAAAACCCAGTGGTGTACGATAAGATCCTTCAGCAGCAGCACAGGCTGGTCAGCAAGCTGGatctggaggagagcaggaggagagaggccagggaGGGAG GGTATTACTATGATCTAGATGACTCATATGATGAGAGTGATGAGGAGGAAGTGAGGGCCCACCTCAGAAGGGTTGCAGAGCAGCCCCCCCTAAAACTAGACACATCCTCAGAG aaGGTGTGTTTTCTGCGTGTGTGTGGCCTGACCACGCTGGCCCATCGTGACCAGCTGTTTcatcagaagaggaggaagaggaggaggatgctgaGAGAGCGCAGCAACTCCCCTCCTCCTGTACAAGGCAAGAGGAAGACCCCTTGTTCTACTGTGGCACCCGTTCCCCCCCTCAGCACCACTCTCACCCCTGAAGAGATGAACTGCTTCCCCCAACTGGAGGACAAGAAACACTTCCTCAACATGCTTAGCCTGTCCCATGTCACGAGCCAGCAGAGGAGAG ATAAGGAAAAGATGGAGGGGTTGCTGAAGGCTATAAAGCTAAAGAGTGTGACATTGGACACCATCAGATACAACCCATTACCCCTCTGTAGCAGCACTCCTGTTCTCTCAACTG GAGACTACACACCTGACCTCCCAGCCTGCAAGTCAAACGGACTACACTACCCAGACTCCCCAAGCCCCTTGCCCCCCTACCCCCACCATCCCGACAAACTTCACACAGACCCACTAAACCCCCAACCCCCTCCACCCTGCCACCCCCCTCCCCTGGGCCTCCACCCCGACAGGGCAGGACTGTGCGAACGTCACCCATCTAAGAGGCTCCAAGGTCTCCAGATCGGAGCGGGCCACCTTGGCCATCCTCCCCAACTGAAGGTGCCCCTGGCTGGGCAGAATGGGCAGAACAAGCCCTGGGAAAGATTCATCCGGGAGGACTTCGCCCAACACTTCCACCAGGCTGTGTTGCAGTCTACCCATAAGACACTGGGTAGCTCCATATGCGTTCCAGAGTCCAGTATAAAGTCTGAGCCCTCAGCGCCCTACAACATCCCCCCTCTGAAGAGACCAGACCCCCTCCACACACCTCCACACCCCACCAATGGGCATCATCCCTACCCTTCTCCACCCCACCATGACCCTGATGGCGTACGGGTTGAGCGCtcagaggaagatgaggaagaggaggacgaagaggaggacgaagaaaCCCCTAGGAAGTGGAAGGGCATAGAGTCAGTCTTTGAGGCGTATCAGGAGTATGTGGATG agcGGGGTATGGAGAGACAGGTTCTCCACAGTCAGTGCAGGAGGCTGGAGACTCAGAACTACACTCTCCGTCTGACAGCTGAACAACTCTCACACAGCATGGCG gagCTGCTGAGTCagagacagagggtgagagatgagagagagcgaCTGCAGGCTCAGCTAGAACACTTCAGGAAGTGTCTGACCCTTCCCAGCGTGCACTGGGGCAAGGGGCAGCTCAAAGGTCGCCTCCCCCGGTGA